In Devosia chinhatensis, the following are encoded in one genomic region:
- the chrA gene encoding chromate efflux transporter, whose protein sequence is MAGPLRHEGRRMQDRDYPTLSEAIRIWARIGLLSFGGPAGQIALMHRILVEEQRWLGEKRFLHALNFCMLLPGPEAMQLAVYIGWLMHRTLGGLIAGVLFVLPGMVAIMGLSWIYALYGDVGPIEALFFGLKAAVLAIVVQAVIRIGSRALKNTAMMGIAAASFVAIFVFGVPFPLIILAAGLIGFIGARQGLPAFQGGGGHGKVGQAEVDDADTLLGEESPEHTQVNRGWAFRISAVFLIFWLAPVALLFALFGPANVFAQIAGFFSVMAVVTFGGAYAVLAYVAQEAVQNFGWLAPGEMLDGLGMAETTPGPLIMVTQFVGFMGAFRDANGLSPLVAGTLGGLLTTWVTFMPCFLWIFLGAPFIERLRDNQVLSAALTAITAAVVGVILNLAVWFGLHVIFAEVRTIGGFGLDLDVPVFTSINPAAAALALAAIVAVFRFKLGPVKVLAGCAIAGLALHVAGLA, encoded by the coding sequence ATGGCTGGTCCGCTAAGACATGAAGGCAGACGGATGCAGGACCGTGACTATCCCACCCTGAGCGAGGCTATTCGCATCTGGGCCCGCATCGGCCTTCTCAGCTTTGGCGGCCCTGCCGGGCAGATTGCGCTCATGCATCGCATTCTCGTCGAAGAACAGCGCTGGCTGGGGGAGAAGCGGTTCCTCCATGCGCTCAATTTCTGCATGCTGCTGCCCGGTCCGGAGGCGATGCAGCTGGCCGTCTATATCGGCTGGCTGATGCATCGCACGCTTGGCGGGCTGATCGCCGGTGTGCTGTTCGTGCTGCCCGGCATGGTCGCGATCATGGGGTTAAGCTGGATCTATGCGCTTTACGGCGATGTCGGCCCGATCGAGGCGCTGTTCTTCGGGCTCAAGGCGGCTGTGCTGGCCATCGTCGTCCAAGCAGTGATCCGCATCGGGTCGCGGGCGCTGAAAAACACCGCGATGATGGGGATCGCCGCTGCTTCCTTCGTCGCGATCTTCGTTTTCGGCGTGCCGTTCCCGCTAATCATCCTGGCTGCCGGGCTGATCGGGTTTATCGGGGCGCGTCAGGGCCTGCCCGCCTTCCAGGGTGGTGGTGGCCACGGCAAGGTCGGGCAGGCAGAGGTCGATGACGCCGACACGCTGCTTGGCGAAGAATCGCCCGAGCACACCCAGGTCAATCGAGGCTGGGCCTTCCGGATCTCGGCCGTTTTTCTGATCTTCTGGCTGGCCCCTGTGGCCCTGCTGTTCGCGCTGTTCGGACCGGCCAATGTCTTCGCGCAGATTGCCGGATTTTTCAGCGTCATGGCCGTGGTGACATTCGGAGGCGCCTATGCCGTGCTGGCCTATGTCGCCCAGGAAGCAGTGCAGAATTTCGGCTGGCTGGCGCCGGGTGAGATGCTCGACGGGCTGGGCATGGCCGAGACCACGCCGGGTCCCTTGATCATGGTCACCCAATTCGTCGGCTTCATGGGCGCCTTTCGCGATGCGAACGGGCTCTCGCCCCTGGTGGCGGGCACATTGGGCGGGCTTTTGACCACCTGGGTCACGTTCATGCCCTGTTTCCTGTGGATTTTCCTCGGCGCGCCCTTCATCGAGCGGCTGCGCGACAATCAGGTATTGTCGGCGGCTTTGACGGCCATCACCGCAGCCGTGGTTGGCGTCATCCTCAATCTTGCCGTCTGGTTCGGCCTGCATGTGATCTTTGCTGAGGTCCGCACGATTGGCGGCTTCGGGCTCGATCTCGACGTGCCGGTCTTCACGTCGATCAATCCGGCAGCGGCGGCCTTGGCGCTCGCCGCGATTGTCGCTGTCTTTCGCTTCAAGCTCGGCCCGGTCAAAGTGCTGGCCGGCTGCGCTATCGCCGGCCTCGCCTTGCACGTTGCGGGCCTGGCCTAA
- a CDS encoding DUF1428 domain-containing protein, with product MPFHDITIVPVRTERKAAYLAFSARIAEIYREHGALRVLDCWQSEEASDDADFHAADAMDDYAPASLPNMKRLAGADAAETVVVSVIEWPSREIRDRAVKTVATDPRIVATMSEEPVFDGGRVIAGGFEVALDLPGPGAESPDTGD from the coding sequence ATGCCCTTTCATGACATTACGATTGTGCCGGTGCGCACCGAGCGCAAGGCAGCCTATCTCGCATTCTCCGCCCGCATCGCCGAGATCTACCGGGAGCATGGCGCGCTGCGTGTGCTCGATTGCTGGCAGTCCGAGGAGGCGAGCGACGACGCCGATTTCCATGCAGCCGATGCGATGGACGATTATGCCCCGGCCAGCCTTCCCAACATGAAAAGGCTGGCCGGAGCCGATGCCGCGGAGACCGTGGTGGTTTCGGTGATCGAGTGGCCAAGCCGAGAGATACGCGACCGGGCCGTCAAGACTGTCGCCACTGACCCCCGGATAGTGGCCACCATGAGCGAGGAACCGGTTTTCGACGGGGGGCGGGTAATCGCTGGCGGCTTCGAGGTCGCGCTTGATCTGCCGGGGCCCGGGGCAGAAAGCCCGGACACCGGCGACTAG
- a CDS encoding isopenicillin N synthase family dioxygenase, which translates to MTAQAAAAEYGLAELNKEKGIGGVGTVMHRDVPQIDMSDFDNRKGEIADQLWDAATRIGFFQLINHGIPQSQIDAAFDMTAKFFDLPEETKAQYPLGKGTNAGWEYKAQVRPSTGTADNKESYQITTPRMAGLWPRGSELAGFKATMLAFERANWALGMQVLSCFAMKLGFEPDFFTDAHDPLSPEYQSTLRLIHYLPMENAKPDDFKGWRAGAHTDFDCLTLLHQRVGQGGLQLCPGKESDGELAWTDVEPKAGVVTCNIGDMLMRWSDDQLLSTLHRVRMPAAHEYLGPRYSLPFFCQANKDAIIKGPGGKYEPITAHDYLQQRIAANRL; encoded by the coding sequence ATGACAGCACAGGCAGCGGCAGCCGAATATGGCTTGGCCGAACTTAACAAGGAAAAGGGCATTGGCGGTGTCGGCACCGTCATGCATCGCGACGTTCCGCAGATCGACATGAGCGATTTCGACAATCGCAAGGGCGAGATCGCCGACCAGCTCTGGGATGCGGCCACCCGGATCGGGTTTTTCCAGCTGATCAATCACGGCATTCCGCAAAGCCAGATCGATGCCGCCTTCGACATGACGGCAAAATTCTTCGATCTGCCCGAAGAGACCAAGGCGCAATACCCGCTGGGCAAGGGCACCAATGCCGGATGGGAATACAAGGCGCAGGTGCGCCCCTCGACCGGCACGGCCGACAACAAGGAATCCTACCAGATCACCACGCCGCGCATGGCGGGCCTGTGGCCAAGGGGTTCCGAACTGGCCGGGTTCAAGGCTACGATGCTGGCGTTCGAGCGGGCCAATTGGGCCTTGGGGATGCAGGTTCTCTCCTGTTTTGCCATGAAGCTCGGTTTCGAACCGGACTTCTTTACCGATGCCCATGACCCGCTGTCGCCCGAATATCAGAGCACGCTTCGGCTCATCCATTATCTGCCCATGGAAAATGCCAAACCCGACGACTTCAAGGGTTGGCGCGCCGGTGCGCATACCGATTTCGATTGCCTGACCCTGCTGCACCAGCGTGTCGGCCAAGGCGGATTGCAGCTTTGCCCGGGCAAGGAATCGGACGGGGAACTGGCCTGGACCGACGTGGAGCCCAAGGCTGGGGTGGTCACCTGCAATATCGGCGACATGCTGATGCGCTGGAGCGACGACCAGCTTCTGTCCACGCTGCACCGGGTGCGCATGCCGGCCGCGCATGAATATCTGGGGCCGCGCTATTCGCTGCCCTTCTTCTGCCAGGCCAACAAGGATGCGATCATCAAGGGGCCGGGCGGCAAGTACGAGCCGATCACGGCCCATGATTACCTGCAGCAGCGCATCGCTGCCAACCGCCTCTGA
- a CDS encoding ABC transporter ATP-binding protein, whose translation MPELPSIIRFDGVSQTFADPSGAGVTALSGLDIDIRKNEFLAVLGPSGCGKSTLLRQIAGLLLPTSGTVSIYGRTVSEPRDEIGMVFQKPTLLPWYTVRDNVTFPMRHKYGRVTAEDRTRADALLAMMGLTEFAARLPETLSGGMQQRVAIARALLLDPDILLMDEPFSALDALTRDEMSFELLRIWQERPKTVIFITHSIPEAVLLADRIVVMSSRPGRVREVIDVDLPRPRTMQSFSEPRFSELANHIREQLFTRPMVA comes from the coding sequence ATGCCGGAACTTCCATCCATTATTCGTTTCGATGGCGTCAGCCAGACGTTTGCCGACCCGTCCGGCGCGGGTGTCACCGCTCTCTCGGGCCTCGACATCGACATTCGCAAGAATGAATTCCTGGCCGTTCTCGGCCCCTCGGGCTGTGGCAAATCCACGCTCTTGCGGCAGATCGCGGGCCTTTTGCTGCCCACCAGCGGCACCGTCTCGATCTATGGACGCACGGTGAGCGAACCGCGCGACGAAATCGGCATGGTGTTTCAGAAACCGACCCTGCTGCCCTGGTATACTGTTCGCGACAACGTCACCTTTCCCATGCGCCACAAATACGGTCGTGTCACCGCCGAGGATCGCACCCGCGCCGACGCCTTGCTGGCCATGATGGGCCTCACCGAATTTGCCGCGCGCCTGCCCGAAACGCTTTCGGGCGGCATGCAGCAGCGCGTCGCCATCGCCCGCGCCCTGCTGCTCGACCCCGATATCCTGCTCATGGACGAACCCTTTTCCGCGCTCGATGCGCTGACCCGGGACGAAATGAGCTTCGAGCTGCTGCGCATCTGGCAGGAGCGACCCAAGACCGTGATCTTCATCACCCATTCCATCCCCGAAGCCGTGCTGCTGGCGGACCGGATCGTGGTGATGTCATCGCGCCCCGGCCGGGTCCGCGAGGTGATCGATGTCGACCTGCCGCGCCCGCGCACCATGCAGAGCTTTTCCGAGCCCCGCTTCTCCGAGCTGGCGAACCATATTCGCGAACAGCTTTTCACCCGCCCGATGGTGGCATGA
- a CDS encoding ABC transporter permease: MALAMTDLPSRPIRQRLLRLVDAGLPVLAFVVLLVLWEGGTRLFQVPTFLLPAPSMIVSALFGLDAGLWAGHIWATVRVALLGYAIAILVSVPLAIGLATSRTLSRTLYPFLIVIQSMPIVAVAPIIVVTMGSGDLPRVMITFLITFFPIVVSTTTGLMATPPELIELSRSLRAGRSREMWQIRLPYALPHLFSALRICTTLALIGAVVAEFVAADRGLGYYITFSTSNFRIPAAFSGLVVLVLLSLAFFKLVDLVQHRFAAWSLPRR; encoded by the coding sequence ATGGCCCTTGCAATGACTGACCTGCCCAGCCGTCCCATCCGGCAGCGCCTTTTGCGCCTTGTCGATGCCGGCCTGCCCGTCCTGGCCTTTGTCGTGCTGCTTGTTCTGTGGGAGGGCGGAACCAGGCTTTTCCAGGTGCCGACCTTTCTTCTGCCCGCGCCCAGCATGATCGTCTCAGCGCTGTTCGGGCTCGATGCCGGCCTCTGGGCGGGCCATATCTGGGCGACGGTGCGGGTCGCCCTTTTGGGATACGCCATCGCCATTCTGGTCTCGGTGCCGCTGGCGATCGGCCTGGCCACATCGCGGACCTTGTCGAGAACGCTTTATCCCTTTCTCATCGTGATCCAGTCCATGCCCATCGTGGCGGTCGCGCCCATCATCGTGGTCACCATGGGCTCGGGCGACCTGCCGCGGGTGATGATCACCTTTCTCATCACCTTCTTTCCCATCGTCGTGTCCACCACCACCGGTCTCATGGCCACGCCGCCCGAACTGATCGAACTGTCCCGTTCTCTGCGGGCGGGGCGCAGCCGCGAGATGTGGCAGATCCGCCTGCCCTATGCGCTGCCCCACCTGTTTTCCGCGCTGCGCATCTGCACCACCCTGGCCTTGATCGGTGCGGTGGTGGCCGAGTTCGTGGCGGCAGACCGCGGCTTGGGCTATTACATCACCTTCTCAACATCCAACTTCCGCATCCCGGCGGCCTTTTCCGGCCTCGTCGTCTTGGTTCTGCTGAGCCTGGCCTTTTTCAAGCTGGTCGATCTCGTCCAGCATCGATTCGCGGCCTGGTCCTTGCCGCGGCGCTGA
- a CDS encoding LysR family transcriptional regulator, producing the protein MLHSRLLRYLDEVVRSGSIRRAAEKLNVASSSINRQIIELEAELGTPLFERLPRRLRLTAAGEILINHIRQTLRDHDRARFRIAELGGVGRGTIRIGTMNGLASGLLPHLCRNFVRSFPGVRFEVKSLLAPEIVSAVADGEVSFGLGYNLAPSPSLRVVETFRAQLGVVAAPGHKLADRAQLRLSDLAGEMLVHADSMLTIRAIVDEACRKVGVDLPAPFETNSVQMMKHLVVEGRAVTFLSPPDIDSEVESGSLVYIPLRDRLTPNPLLLVERPGGSENPSAALFMDRLQLKLRQIIPGPRDPAGLSSPA; encoded by the coding sequence ATGCTGCATTCCCGCCTGCTGCGTTATCTGGACGAAGTGGTGCGCTCGGGGTCCATCCGCCGCGCCGCCGAAAAGCTCAACGTCGCGTCCAGTTCGATCAACCGGCAGATCATCGAGCTGGAGGCCGAACTGGGCACGCCGCTGTTCGAGCGGCTGCCGCGCCGCCTGCGGCTGACGGCCGCCGGCGAAATCCTCATCAACCACATCCGCCAGACGCTGCGCGACCATGATCGCGCCCGCTTTCGCATTGCCGAGCTGGGCGGGGTCGGGCGCGGTACGATACGCATCGGCACGATGAACGGGCTTGCCAGCGGCCTGCTCCCGCACTTGTGCCGGAACTTCGTGCGCAGCTTTCCCGGTGTCCGCTTCGAGGTGAAAAGCCTTCTGGCGCCCGAGATCGTCAGCGCCGTTGCCGATGGCGAGGTCAGCTTCGGGCTGGGCTATAATCTGGCGCCTTCACCCAGTCTGCGCGTCGTCGAAACCTTCAGGGCTCAGCTTGGCGTCGTGGCTGCCCCCGGCCACAAACTGGCCGACCGCGCGCAGCTCCGCCTCTCCGACCTTGCCGGCGAAATGCTGGTGCACGCCGATTCCATGCTCACCATCCGCGCAATCGTCGATGAGGCCTGCCGCAAGGTGGGCGTCGACCTGCCTGCCCCGTTCGAGACCAATTCGGTGCAGATGATGAAGCACCTCGTGGTCGAAGGGCGGGCCGTCACCTTTCTTTCGCCGCCCGATATCGACAGCGAGGTGGAAAGTGGAAGCCTCGTCTATATTCCGCTCAGGGACCGGCTCACCCCCAATCCCCTGCTTCTCGTGGAACGGCCTGGCGGCAGCGAAAACCCCTCGGCGGCCTTGTTCATGGATCGGCTTCAGCTCAAGCTGCGCCAGATCATTCCCGGGCCGCGCGACCCGGCAGGCTTGTCATCGCCCGCATGA
- a CDS encoding LysR family transcriptional regulator → MHARILRYLDEVVRTGSIRKAAARLGVASSSISRQITDLEGELGSPVFERMPGKMRLTAAGEMLISHIRQTLKDHERLMARIGQMQHPGGGLVRLATQNGPISGLVPRLALDFSERFPAVRFSINALTGPALMAAIKSGEADIGLGYNLPNDARVKVLHRVEARLGAVMHPSHPLARKASLRLAECAQYPIILADASLSLRQVIDDAALRIRTVLHSTVDTNSTDLMKGFLDDGESLTFLSEPDVLDDVRAGRLIYLPLLDKSLTVQTLSLVQRENAVPDFSAALFAEEIMRAMTSLPGRAARE, encoded by the coding sequence TTGCATGCCCGCATCCTGCGCTATCTCGACGAGGTCGTGCGCACCGGCTCGATCCGCAAGGCGGCGGCTCGCCTGGGGGTGGCGTCGTCCTCGATCAGCCGGCAGATCACCGATCTCGAGGGGGAGCTGGGCAGCCCCGTGTTCGAGCGCATGCCGGGCAAGATGCGGCTGACGGCAGCCGGGGAAATGCTGATCAGCCATATCCGCCAGACCCTCAAGGATCATGAACGCCTGATGGCGCGCATCGGCCAGATGCAGCATCCCGGTGGCGGTCTGGTTCGGCTCGCAACGCAGAATGGGCCGATCAGCGGCCTCGTTCCGCGGCTGGCGCTGGACTTTTCGGAACGGTTCCCGGCCGTGCGGTTCTCGATCAATGCGCTGACCGGCCCAGCCCTCATGGCCGCGATCAAATCCGGCGAGGCCGATATCGGGCTGGGCTACAATCTGCCCAACGACGCCCGGGTCAAGGTCTTGCACCGGGTCGAGGCGCGACTGGGTGCTGTCATGCATCCCAGCCATCCCCTGGCCCGCAAGGCCAGCCTTCGACTGGCCGAATGCGCGCAGTATCCGATCATCCTGGCCGATGCGAGCCTGTCGCTGCGCCAGGTGATTGACGACGCCGCGCTGCGCATTCGCACGGTTCTGCACTCGACGGTTGACACCAATTCCACCGATCTGATGAAGGGTTTTCTGGACGACGGGGAATCGCTGACCTTCCTGTCCGAGCCGGACGTGCTGGACGATGTGCGGGCCGGCCGGCTGATCTACCTGCCGTTGCTCGACAAGAGCCTGACCGTGCAGACCCTGTCCCTCGTGCAGCGCGAAAATGCCGTGCCGGACTTTTCAGCAGCGCTTTTCGCCGAGGAAATCATGCGGGCGATGACAAGCCTGCCGGGTCGCGCGGCCCGGGAATGA
- a CDS encoding ABC transporter substrate-binding protein has translation MRISLVSTALLASLLATSSTLAADVVRFQFSWLPGGDRAAYYLAQQQGLFAAEDLDVTLIAGRGSSDAITKIATGAADLGEGGLDALLSAKVEAEVPVIAVMPVYTRAPDGLLTTADSGIAGIEDVAGKTVGTSPFTSSNGPWPFLLSDNGVDPAQVNTTQADANALPAMLTTGQVDAIIQYVTNAPGTAAILEEAGKEQVVIPWADYGLDGYSASIFANAQFLADNRDVVIRFTRALRKAEEMLRADPAAGAAAVKDAIPEIDLDVTLAMANATLPLVFNESTEAAGLGVFDPARVTTTWEWVAKQKDVAPDTLDPMAAVDFDIARGE, from the coding sequence ATGCGCATTTCTCTCGTCTCGACCGCTCTCCTCGCCAGCCTGTTGGCAACGTCGTCCACGCTGGCCGCCGATGTCGTGCGGTTCCAGTTCTCCTGGCTTCCGGGCGGCGATCGCGCTGCCTATTACCTGGCGCAGCAGCAGGGCCTGTTCGCCGCCGAAGATCTGGATGTTACCCTCATTGCCGGGCGTGGCTCGTCCGACGCCATCACCAAGATTGCAACCGGCGCGGCCGATCTGGGCGAAGGCGGGCTCGACGCCCTGCTCTCCGCAAAGGTCGAGGCCGAGGTTCCGGTCATTGCCGTCATGCCGGTCTATACGCGTGCTCCCGATGGCCTGCTGACCACCGCCGATAGCGGCATTGCGGGCATTGAGGATGTTGCCGGCAAGACCGTGGGCACCTCGCCCTTCACGTCCTCGAATGGCCCCTGGCCCTTCCTGCTCTCGGACAATGGTGTCGACCCCGCCCAGGTCAACACCACGCAGGCCGATGCCAATGCCCTGCCCGCCATGCTCACCACCGGCCAGGTCGATGCCATCATCCAGTATGTGACCAACGCGCCGGGAACCGCTGCCATTCTTGAAGAAGCCGGCAAGGAACAGGTGGTCATTCCCTGGGCCGATTATGGCCTCGACGGCTATTCGGCCTCCATCTTTGCCAATGCGCAATTCCTCGCCGACAATCGTGATGTGGTGATCCGCTTCACCCGCGCCCTGCGCAAGGCCGAGGAGATGCTGAGGGCCGACCCGGCAGCTGGGGCCGCAGCCGTCAAGGACGCCATTCCGGAGATCGATCTCGATGTCACCCTGGCCATGGCCAACGCCACGCTGCCACTGGTCTTCAACGAGAGCACCGAGGCCGCAGGTCTGGGGGTGTTCGATCCGGCTCGCGTGACGACGACCTGGGAATGGGTCGCCAAGCAGAAGGACGTCGCCCCCGACACGCTCGACCCGATGGCTGCGGTCGACTTCGACATCGCCAGGGGCGAATAG
- a CDS encoding amidohydrolase family protein, protein MGTIIEGAEGLFTGRREAPRAKGAIRYEAGIITHVGDVVAAPGDTIIDASGCVIYPGLVNTHHHLAQSMLKAIPAAIDLPVTEWLVEVPYRYWRKLDEATFRLAATIGMVELLLSGATTIADHHYIYSPDLGYDPSEILFEIAASLGLRFVLCRGSATRPSRLSAQGAVGVPAETIAQTLDTIAALAQRFHQSGPGSMRKVVLAPTNLIWSVEPQDIRDLSREGRALGLRLHSHLSEAPGDVAHCLQTRGLRPVHYAAQNDFVGDDVWFAHLVHVDDAELNLLVETGTGMAHCPQSNARLGSGIAPAPKLAALGGRVTIGVDGAASNEAADMISEMHSAWHLHRTGGRPDAVRVEDVVSWSSVNGARMLGFEDTGSLEPSMAADIAVFDLSQPRYAGLHDPLIGPVVSAGSAQMRRLVIAGADIVVDGIIPGLDLGNLARDARRGIARLIDQN, encoded by the coding sequence ATGGGCACGATCATCGAAGGGGCGGAAGGTCTCTTTACCGGACGACGCGAGGCGCCGCGCGCCAAAGGGGCAATCCGCTATGAAGCCGGCATCATCACCCATGTCGGGGACGTGGTCGCCGCGCCCGGTGATACCATCATCGATGCCAGCGGATGCGTCATCTATCCGGGCCTCGTCAATACGCATCACCATCTCGCCCAGAGCATGCTCAAGGCCATACCCGCTGCCATCGACCTGCCGGTGACCGAATGGCTGGTGGAAGTGCCCTATCGCTATTGGCGCAAGCTCGACGAGGCCACCTTTCGCCTCGCCGCTACCATCGGCATGGTCGAATTGCTGCTCTCGGGCGCCACCACCATTGCCGACCACCACTATATCTATTCGCCGGATCTCGGTTACGATCCGTCCGAAATCCTCTTCGAAATCGCCGCCAGTCTCGGGCTTCGCTTTGTGCTCTGCCGGGGCAGCGCCACACGCCCCAGCCGGCTCTCGGCCCAGGGCGCCGTGGGCGTGCCGGCCGAAACCATCGCCCAGACCTTGGACACCATTGCCGCTCTGGCCCAGCGCTTCCACCAATCGGGCCCGGGCAGCATGCGCAAGGTCGTGCTCGCCCCGACCAATCTCATCTGGTCGGTCGAACCACAGGACATCAGGGACCTCTCGCGCGAGGGTCGCGCCTTGGGCCTGCGCCTGCACAGCCATCTGTCCGAAGCGCCCGGAGACGTCGCTCATTGCCTTCAGACGCGGGGCCTGCGCCCGGTCCACTATGCCGCGCAGAACGACTTTGTGGGCGACGATGTCTGGTTTGCCCATCTCGTCCATGTCGACGATGCGGAACTGAACCTGCTGGTCGAGACCGGCACCGGCATGGCCCATTGCCCCCAATCCAATGCACGCCTGGGCTCGGGCATTGCCCCGGCGCCGAAACTTGCGGCCCTGGGCGGCCGGGTGACCATCGGCGTCGATGGCGCGGCCTCCAACGAAGCCGCCGACATGATCTCGGAAATGCACAGCGCCTGGCACCTGCACCGCACCGGCGGCCGGCCAGACGCGGTGCGCGTCGAAGACGTGGTCTCCTGGTCCAGCGTCAATGGCGCGCGCATGCTCGGCTTTGAGGATACGGGCAGTCTCGAGCCCAGCATGGCCGCCGACATTGCCGTCTTCGATCTCTCCCAGCCCCGCTATGCCGGCCTGCACGATCCCCTGATCGGGCCGGTCGTCAGCGCCGGATCGGCGCAGATGCGCCGGCTCGTCATCGCCGGCGCCGACATCGTGGTGGACGGCATCATACCAGGGCTCGATCTCGGAAATCTGGCCCGTGACGCGCGACGCGGCATTGCCCGGCTCATCGATCAGAATTGA